The Caldicellulosiruptor changbaiensis genome has a segment encoding these proteins:
- the mutL gene encoding DNA mismatch repair endonuclease MutL: protein MRELNRLSEEITHILAAGEVVERPASCLKEVIENSIDAGASLIDIKLEKGGIKKIEVYDNGKGIHSDDIEYVFERHTTSKIKSVDDIFKITTMGFRGEALCAISSVSKVTLISRHYEQEQGCKVEVEGGKVLSKTIYPFEKGTKITIEDLFYNTPARLKFLKSPSTEQKYCIEVVEKISICYPEISFRMQVDNKRQLFTPGDSKVESAIASVFGSEILKNLIDFSHQEKGLKVWGFFVNPVLSKSTRSGYHFYVNRRFIRSKLLSTCIDEAFKNSILTGRFPIVFLFIEINPVDIDVNVHPAKLEIKFRDERYVYNTVYKTVSSALQSEKMIPKPTLDSLYLPQTLQDVKMVKKLWSYTQEQQSEEKAFQENLNEFLKIEEQLDFSKVEVEKESKDVITVFSEEFNVETYKIVGYAFDTYIIVQKEDSLYLIDQHAVHERRLFEVLKEEILQNKIQRQILLSPIIVELPISQKEFVLENVHFFEKLGFEIGDFGKNEIVVRTYPLLFKSAVDKFFIGDIIEMIYNESVAEGITHFSEELLKKIACRAAVKGNMNISDLEKEEIVKLVLVEKKIFNCPHGRPVVVEIQKRDIEKMFKRIV, encoded by the coding sequence ATTGATGCAGGAGCAAGTTTGATTGATATTAAATTAGAAAAAGGTGGTATAAAAAAAATTGAGGTTTATGACAATGGCAAAGGTATTCACTCTGATGACATTGAATACGTTTTTGAGAGGCACACAACAAGTAAGATAAAATCGGTTGACGACATTTTTAAAATTACAACAATGGGTTTTAGAGGAGAGGCACTTTGTGCAATTTCAAGCGTCTCGAAGGTCACTCTTATCTCAAGGCACTATGAACAGGAACAAGGGTGTAAGGTAGAGGTTGAAGGTGGAAAAGTTCTTTCGAAAACCATATATCCTTTTGAAAAAGGGACAAAAATTACAATTGAAGACCTTTTTTATAATACACCAGCGAGGCTAAAATTTTTAAAATCACCTTCTACTGAGCAAAAATACTGTATTGAAGTTGTTGAAAAGATTTCAATCTGCTATCCAGAGATTTCTTTTAGGATGCAGGTAGACAATAAAAGGCAACTTTTTACACCAGGGGATAGTAAAGTAGAGTCTGCTATTGCCTCAGTTTTTGGGTCAGAGATTTTAAAAAACCTCATTGACTTTTCACACCAAGAAAAAGGTTTAAAAGTATGGGGCTTTTTTGTAAACCCAGTTTTGAGTAAGTCAACAAGAAGCGGTTATCACTTTTATGTCAATAGAAGATTTATAAGAAGCAAGCTTCTTTCCACTTGTATTGATGAGGCTTTTAAAAATTCAATTTTGACAGGTAGATTTCCCATTGTATTTTTGTTTATAGAAATAAATCCTGTTGACATTGATGTAAATGTTCACCCTGCAAAACTTGAGATAAAGTTCAGAGATGAAAGATATGTTTATAACACTGTATATAAGACAGTTTCAAGTGCACTTCAGTCAGAAAAAATGATTCCAAAACCTACTTTAGATAGTCTTTATTTGCCCCAAACTTTACAAGATGTTAAAATGGTAAAAAAACTTTGGTCTTATACACAAGAACAACAAAGCGAAGAAAAAGCGTTTCAAGAAAATTTGAATGAATTTTTGAAAATTGAGGAACAACTTGATTTTTCGAAAGTAGAGGTAGAAAAAGAGAGCAAAGATGTCATAACTGTATTTTCAGAAGAGTTTAATGTTGAGACTTATAAGATAGTGGGATATGCTTTTGATACCTATATCATTGTACAAAAAGAGGATAGCCTTTATCTTATAGACCAGCATGCTGTTCATGAAAGAAGATTGTTTGAAGTTTTGAAAGAAGAAATTCTTCAGAATAAAATCCAAAGACAGATACTGCTCTCTCCAATTATAGTTGAGCTTCCAATTTCTCAAAAAGAGTTTGTCTTAGAAAATGTCCACTTTTTCGAAAAACTTGGTTTTGAAATAGGTGATTTTGGGAAAAATGAAATAGTGGTAAGAACATATCCACTTTTATTTAAAAGTGCAGTTGATAAGTTTTTCATAGGTGATATAATTGAGATGATTTACAATGAATCAGTAGCAGAGGGTATAACCCACTTTTCAGAGGAATTGCTCAAAAAGATAGCATGCAGAGCAGCAGTTAAAGGCAATATGAATATTTCAGATTTAGAAAAAGAAGAAATAGTAAAGCTTGTTCTTGTTGAGAAGAAGATATTCAACTGTCCTCATGGAAGGCCTGTTGTTGTTGAAATTCAAAAAAGGGATATTGAAAAGATGTTCAAAAGGATTGTTTGA
- the miaA gene encoding tRNA (adenosine(37)-N6)-dimethylallyltransferase MiaA — protein sequence MQKIPLIVIAGLTATGKTDVAIELAQLIDGEIVSADSMCVYKYMDIGTAKPTKEQRQIVKHYVIDVVYPDEDYNVALFQKDATKAIDEIYQKGKIPLLVGGTGFYIKSIVDEIEFPEMGDSKQVRQNLYKELDEKGNMYLYEMLKNIDSKAAQSVHPNNVKRVIRYLEIYFLTGKKPTDFLDKVRKKGSKKYNILPLCFVMERSLLKERIDTRVEKMFKMGLVNEVKMLLEMGYSKDLKSMQGLGYKQVIPYIEGKITLDEAKEELKLRTKQFAKRQSIWFKYQGDFIFLDVGNLEFKEVVKKCFELCKSVV from the coding sequence ATGCAAAAAATTCCTTTGATTGTAATTGCAGGTCTTACTGCAACTGGAAAGACGGATGTTGCAATTGAGCTTGCTCAGCTGATAGATGGCGAAATTGTCTCTGCAGATTCTATGTGTGTCTATAAGTATATGGACATTGGCACTGCTAAACCAACCAAAGAGCAAAGACAAATAGTAAAACACTATGTGATTGACGTTGTCTACCCTGATGAAGATTACAATGTAGCGTTATTCCAAAAAGATGCAACAAAAGCAATAGATGAGATTTATCAAAAAGGCAAAATTCCGCTTCTTGTTGGTGGTACAGGATTTTATATAAAATCGATTGTGGATGAGATTGAGTTTCCTGAGATGGGGGACTCAAAACAGGTACGTCAAAACCTTTATAAAGAGCTTGATGAAAAGGGGAATATGTATCTTTATGAAATGCTTAAAAATATTGACAGCAAGGCTGCACAGTCTGTTCATCCGAATAATGTAAAAAGGGTTATAAGGTATTTGGAAATTTACTTTCTCACTGGCAAAAAGCCGACAGATTTTTTGGACAAGGTGAGGAAAAAAGGTTCTAAAAAGTATAATATACTACCTTTGTGTTTTGTGATGGAAAGGTCTCTTCTTAAAGAGAGAATTGATACAAGGGTTGAGAAAATGTTTAAAATGGGCCTTGTAAATGAGGTGAAGATGCTGCTTGAAATGGGGTATTCAAAGGACTTAAAGTCTATGCAAGGACTTGGATACAAGCAGGTAATACCATACATTGAAGGTAAGATTACTTTAGATGAGGCAAAAGAGGAGCTTAAACTGCGAACTAAACAGTTTGCAAAGAGGCAGAGTATTTGGTTTAAGTATCAAGGGGATTTTATATTCTTGGATGTAGGTAACCTTGAATTTAAAGAAGTTGTGAAAAAATGTTTTGAACTTTGCAAAAGTGTGGTATAA
- the hfq gene encoding RNA chaperone Hfq: MAKGNLNLQDLFLNQLRKEKVNVTIFLLSGFQLKGVIKGFDNFTLVVETENNKQQLIYKHAISSILPSKPINYMAQAQNSQAQNTASQQSNTNQNQESK, from the coding sequence GTGGCAAAAGGAAATTTGAACTTGCAGGATTTATTTTTGAACCAGCTTCGAAAAGAAAAAGTCAACGTTACGATCTTTTTACTGAGTGGATTCCAACTGAAAGGAGTTATCAAAGGTTTTGATAACTTTACATTGGTGGTAGAGACAGAGAATAATAAACAGCAGCTTATTTACAAACATGCAATTTCATCTATTCTGCCATCAAAGCCAATAAACTACATGGCTCAAGCTCAAAACTCACAAGCGCAAAACACAGCTTCTCAGCAAAGTAACACTAACCAAAATCAAGAGTCAAAATAA
- a CDS encoding methionine gamma-lyase family protein yields MKVDFEALGRFFNFDKGLINIAQQALESVKEIFEEIEKIKSYNQLKILNAFQKNKLSYTHLNKTDGYGYSDSGRDVIERIYSDVFGCEDSLVRIQFVSGTQAISTMLFGVLRPSDVLLSICGQPYDTLQKVIGIKSGGHGTLIDFGIRYEEIDLKNNSFDFDKIEKVLKERKIKAVFIQRSRGYSLRESISVEKIKEVTRFIKRISPDTIIMVDNCYGEFVEKLEPTEVGADLIAGSLIKNPGGTIASCGGYIAGKKELVEMCADRLNTPGMGKEVGPSLGFNREILQGLLFAPHIVAESLKVAVFTAYIMERLGFKVLPRYNQYRTDIIQSIVFGNEKELISFCQGIQKGCPVDSNVLPEPWDMPGYSHKVIMAAGGFVQGTSLELSCDAPIREPYVAYLQGSSSFEIGVVGILKAIERLRRM; encoded by the coding sequence TTGAAGGTTGACTTTGAGGCTTTGGGTAGATTTTTTAATTTTGACAAGGGACTAATCAATATAGCACAGCAAGCACTTGAAAGTGTAAAAGAGATTTTTGAAGAGATAGAGAAAATAAAATCATACAACCAGCTCAAAATCTTAAACGCATTTCAAAAAAATAAACTTTCTTATACACATTTGAACAAAACAGATGGTTATGGCTATTCAGACAGTGGTAGAGATGTAATTGAAAGAATATATTCTGATGTATTTGGCTGTGAGGATTCGCTTGTGAGAATTCAGTTTGTTTCAGGTACTCAGGCAATCTCAACAATGCTATTTGGAGTGCTGCGACCGAGCGATGTACTTTTGTCTATTTGTGGACAGCCTTATGACACACTTCAAAAGGTCATTGGGATAAAAAGTGGAGGTCATGGTACTCTTATTGATTTTGGCATAAGGTATGAAGAGATTGACTTAAAAAATAATAGCTTTGACTTTGACAAAATTGAAAAGGTGCTAAAAGAAAGAAAAATAAAGGCAGTTTTTATCCAGCGCTCAAGAGGGTACTCTTTAAGAGAGTCAATCTCTGTTGAAAAGATAAAAGAAGTGACACGGTTTATAAAGAGAATTAGTCCTGATACCATCATAATGGTTGACAACTGTTATGGTGAGTTTGTGGAAAAGCTTGAACCAACAGAGGTTGGAGCAGATTTAATAGCAGGTTCACTCATTAAAAACCCGGGTGGAACAATTGCATCATGTGGAGGTTATATTGCCGGCAAAAAAGAGCTGGTTGAGATGTGTGCAGACAGGCTCAACACCCCTGGTATGGGCAAAGAGGTAGGACCTTCACTTGGCTTTAACAGAGAGATATTACAAGGGCTTCTATTTGCACCTCATATTGTTGCTGAGAGTTTAAAGGTTGCAGTTTTTACAGCTTATATTATGGAAAGGTTAGGCTTTAAGGTTTTACCACGGTACAACCAGTATAGAACAGACATAATTCAGTCAATTGTGTTTGGAAATGAAAAAGAATTGATTAGCTTTTGTCAGGGGATTCAAAAAGGCTGCCCTGTTGACAGCAATGTTTTACCCGAGCCATGGGATATGCCAGGGTATTCTCACAAAGTAATAATGGCAGCAGGTGGATTTGTGCAGGGCACATCCTTAGAACTTTCATGTGATGCACCGATAAGAGAACCTTATGTTGCATATCTGCAGGGTAGTTCTTCATTCGAAATAGGAGTTGTGGGGATTTTAAAGGCTATTGAGAGACTTAGGAGGATGTAA
- the lexA gene encoding transcriptional repressor LexA codes for MKKQLTKKQEEILEFIKKRIKEKGYPPAVREICEATGLKSTSTVHGHLTRLEKKGYIRRDPSKPRAIEIVDDDFYVHRNVIQLPLVGKVTAGEPILAVENIEDTITLPYDLVGTEDAFLLRVKGDSMIDAGIFDNDIIIVRRQNVAENGDIVVALIDEEATVKRFFKESDHIRLQPENKAMDPIIVKDVKILGKVIGLIRRM; via the coding sequence ATGAAGAAACAGCTTACAAAAAAGCAAGAGGAAATATTAGAGTTTATAAAAAAGAGAATTAAAGAAAAAGGCTATCCACCTGCTGTGAGAGAGATATGTGAGGCAACGGGCTTAAAATCAACTTCAACTGTACATGGGCACTTAACCCGCTTAGAGAAAAAAGGCTATATAAGGCGCGATCCTTCAAAACCAAGAGCAATTGAGATCGTAGATGACGATTTTTATGTCCACAGAAATGTCATTCAGCTCCCTCTTGTTGGGAAAGTCACTGCAGGTGAACCCATCTTAGCTGTTGAAAACATCGAAGATACTATAACCCTACCCTATGACTTGGTTGGAACAGAAGATGCATTTTTGCTAAGAGTTAAAGGAGATAGTATGATTGATGCAGGAATTTTCGACAATGATATTATAATTGTAAGAAGACAAAATGTTGCCGAAAATGGAGATATTGTTGTTGCATTAATTGACGAGGAAGCAACTGTTAAAAGATTTTTTAAAGAAAGTGATCACATAAGGCTACAACCCGAAAACAAAGCAATGGACCCTATAATTGTAAAAGACGTGAAAATCCTTGGAAAAGTAATAGGACTTATTAGGAGGATGTAA
- the pta gene encoding phosphate acetyltransferase, with the protein MAFIDTIIEKAKSNIKTIVLPESYEERNLKAASIVLKEKIAKIVLIGKEDEIKKEATKFGANVDDAIFIDPDNFDRFDEFVNDFYELRKNKGVTLEDARKIMKDPMYFGVMLVYKGLADGMVSGAIHSTADTLRPALQILKTAPGVKLVSSFFIMVVPNCEYGENGVFLYADAGLNPNPNAEELADIAITSAKSFEALVGKTPKVAMLSYSTKGSAKSEMVDKVVEATRIAKEKAPDLLIDGELQADAALVPSVAKLKAPGSPVAGQANVLIFPDLDAGNIAYKLTERLAKAEAYGPITQGIAKPVNDLSRGCKAEDIVGVVAITAVQAMMK; encoded by the coding sequence ATGGCATTTATTGATACAATAATAGAAAAGGCAAAGTCAAATATAAAAACAATTGTACTTCCTGAAAGCTATGAAGAGAGAAATTTAAAAGCCGCAAGTATTGTGTTGAAAGAGAAGATTGCAAAGATTGTTTTAATTGGTAAGGAAGATGAGATTAAAAAAGAAGCGACAAAGTTTGGTGCAAATGTGGATGATGCAATCTTTATTGACCCAGACAATTTTGATAGGTTTGATGAGTTTGTGAATGATTTTTATGAACTGAGAAAAAACAAAGGTGTGACACTTGAAGATGCGAGAAAGATCATGAAAGACCCAATGTACTTTGGCGTTATGCTGGTGTACAAGGGTTTAGCAGATGGAATGGTATCTGGTGCAATTCACTCAACTGCGGATACACTGCGCCCAGCACTTCAAATCTTAAAAACAGCACCGGGTGTAAAGCTTGTTTCAAGCTTTTTTATTATGGTTGTTCCAAACTGCGAATATGGAGAAAATGGTGTATTTTTGTATGCTGACGCGGGCCTAAATCCAAATCCCAATGCTGAAGAGCTTGCTGATATTGCCATAACCTCTGCGAAGAGCTTTGAAGCCTTGGTTGGAAAGACTCCAAAGGTTGCAATGCTCTCATATTCAACAAAGGGTTCTGCAAAGTCAGAGATGGTTGACAAAGTTGTTGAGGCAACAAGGATTGCAAAAGAGAAAGCACCAGATCTTTTGATAGATGGTGAACTTCAGGCAGACGCAGCACTTGTACCTTCTGTTGCAAAGTTAAAAGCACCAGGCAGCCCTGTTGCAGGCCAGGCAAATGTATTAATCTTCCCTGATCTTGATGCCGGCAATATTGCATACAAGCTGACAGAGAGACTTGCAAAAGCTGAGGCGTATGGACCTATTACCCAGGGAATAGCAAAGCCTGTAAATGACTTGTCAAGAGGTTGCAAAGCAGAAGACATTGTTGGTGTTGTTGCTATCACTGCTGTTCAGGCAATGATGAAATAA